One Lentibacillus cibarius DNA window includes the following coding sequences:
- the acpS gene encoding holo-ACP synthase encodes MIIGIGMDIIELERIEGSVKRNSRFPDRILTEKEKEQYAMLANDRRRAEYLAGRFAAKEAFAKACGRGIGAIGFRDIEIIRNKNGAPKIRVPGYEQMNLFVSITHSRDYAAAQVLIEEKN; translated from the coding sequence ATGATAATCGGTATTGGAATGGACATCATTGAATTGGAACGGATTGAAGGAAGTGTGAAGAGAAATAGCCGCTTTCCCGATCGGATTCTGACAGAGAAGGAAAAGGAACAATACGCAATGTTGGCGAATGACCGCCGGCGCGCGGAATATCTTGCCGGAAGATTTGCTGCTAAGGAGGCGTTTGCCAAGGCATGTGGACGCGGTATTGGTGCTATCGGTTTCCGAGATATTGAAATAATTAGAAACAAAAATGGTGCACCAAAAATTCGTGTGCCGGGCTATGAACAAATGAATTTATTTGTATCAATAACGCACAGCCGGGACTATGCGGCGGCACAGGTTTTGATAGAAGAAAAGAACTGA
- a CDS encoding NAD(P)H-hydrate dehydratase — MYIVTAEEMYDMDHGAMNKVGIDGKLLMENAGRSIAASLKERVSKTYRILVLAGGGNNGGDGFVIARTLLDNDFDITVVQVVPDEKITGDALYHKQLFVRCGGNVTVMQTVDEVGPMVSRVDIVLDAIAGIGMKGRLREPLASVVDVVNKKASYVLSVDIPSGLPANEGISDFYAVQANETLITGFPKQSAFLEHTAPYYGNWQVVSFGLPSVITSDGAHRYLWTEEQFRKTIPERGRYSHKGSHGRGLAVGGSAEMPGSITMTIHAALRTGAGLVTAATAKSAIPAVASQCMEATYLALEETNGRMNNEVPIPFDNYDAIVTGMGMGRHHEARSHIRKALEEASCPLIVDADGLYHLKSLLASVTKRKSPVVLTPHPGEMAMLLDKSVPELLQKPFAYAKMAAEKYGVYIVLKGPFTIITTPDGQQTVTTTGNEGLAKGGSGDVLSGIILAMVLQDQPIMEALSNACFIHGKAADMLIADTHSVYDLLASDLLHGISKVYRTFV; from the coding sequence GTGTATATTGTTACCGCAGAAGAAATGTACGATATGGATCATGGTGCCATGAATAAAGTAGGAATCGATGGAAAATTGTTAATGGAAAATGCGGGGAGGTCCATTGCCGCAAGTTTAAAGGAACGCGTATCCAAAACATACCGTATCCTCGTGCTTGCAGGAGGCGGTAATAACGGCGGTGATGGTTTTGTTATTGCCAGAACACTGCTGGATAATGACTTTGATATAACGGTTGTACAGGTTGTGCCTGATGAAAAGATCACTGGCGATGCACTATACCATAAACAACTATTTGTACGTTGTGGTGGTAATGTCACTGTTATGCAGACAGTAGATGAAGTCGGTCCGATGGTAAGCCGGGTGGATATCGTTCTCGATGCAATCGCAGGTATCGGTATGAAAGGAAGGCTTCGGGAACCACTTGCCTCTGTCGTTGACGTCGTGAACAAGAAAGCTTCGTATGTTCTATCAGTGGATATACCGTCAGGACTGCCGGCGAATGAAGGTATCAGTGATTTTTATGCTGTACAGGCTAATGAAACACTTATTACCGGTTTTCCCAAACAGAGTGCCTTTCTGGAACACACAGCTCCTTATTATGGTAATTGGCAAGTCGTTTCGTTCGGCCTTCCATCCGTTATAACTTCAGATGGTGCTCATCGCTATCTATGGACGGAAGAGCAGTTTCGCAAGACCATACCGGAACGTGGGCGCTATTCTCATAAAGGCAGCCATGGCAGGGGGCTGGCTGTCGGTGGGAGTGCAGAGATGCCCGGGTCGATTACGATGACTATTCATGCGGCATTGCGGACAGGAGCAGGACTGGTTACCGCTGCAACTGCAAAAAGTGCTATCCCAGCAGTCGCTTCCCAATGTATGGAAGCAACCTATCTGGCGCTTGAGGAAACGAACGGCAGGATGAATAACGAAGTTCCTATCCCCTTTGACAATTATGATGCAATTGTGACGGGGATGGGCATGGGACGTCACCATGAAGCCCGTAGCCATATTCGGAAAGCACTTGAGGAAGCCTCGTGCCCGCTTATTGTCGACGCGGATGGTTTATACCATTTAAAATCCCTACTTGCATCAGTCACAAAGCGCAAGTCACCGGTAGTTTTGACGCCCCATCCAGGGGAGATGGCCATGCTTTTGGACAAAAGCGTACCGGAATTGCTGCAAAAGCCATTTGCATACGCAAAAATGGCTGCTGAAAAATATGGTGTCTACATTGTGCTGAAAGGCCCGTTTACCATTATAACGACACCGGACGGTCAGCAAACGGTAACGACAACCGGGAACGAGGGGCTTGCCAAGGGAGGAAGTGGCGATGTGCTTTCCGGGATTATTCTGGCAATGGTTCTGCAAGATCAGCCGATCATGGAGGCGCTCAGTAATGCTTGTTTTATCCATGGGAAGGCCGCGGACATGCTTATAGCAGATACACATTCTGTTTATGACTTATTAGCATCAGATCTCTTGCATGGCATATCCAAGGTATATCGTACGTTTGTGTAA
- a CDS encoding LolA family protein produces MKKMFGIWVAVVFGFVTLLAACGEQSKEDVIGKLESNLESMDGYKAKAVMTMNTGQEDQKYDINIWHKKKDFYRVELTNEQDKKGSQVILKNKEGVFVLSPSLNKSFKFQKEWPENGSQPYLYQSLVNDVTKDSEAEFTVSDNHYIFETETNYQNNNNLPYQEIYFDKNTYTPVKVKVLDKDENALVQVDFSNFNTDPTFEDDDFAMEKNMKGDTSEKAVSGTGKQDTFTVVYPRQMAGSELVEEKEVDMENGKRVIMSFSGEKEFTLVEEKLDVIPTTTSPQMVDGDIVNLGHSVGALSGNTIEWTNNGMNFMLASEELTREELINVAKSVQGKEVK; encoded by the coding sequence ATGAAAAAAATGTTTGGCATCTGGGTTGCAGTCGTCTTCGGTTTTGTCACTCTGCTTGCTGCCTGTGGTGAACAGTCAAAGGAAGATGTGATCGGCAAGCTGGAGTCGAACCTGGAATCAATGGATGGTTATAAAGCAAAAGCCGTTATGACGATGAATACCGGACAGGAAGATCAGAAGTATGATATAAACATCTGGCATAAAAAGAAAGATTTTTATCGAGTGGAATTGACAAATGAGCAGGATAAAAAAGGTAGTCAAGTTATCCTGAAGAATAAAGAAGGTGTATTTGTTCTTTCTCCGTCATTGAACAAGAGCTTTAAATTTCAGAAAGAATGGCCGGAGAATGGTAGTCAGCCATATCTCTACCAGTCGCTAGTGAATGATGTTACAAAAGATAGTGAGGCTGAATTCACAGTCAGTGATAACCATTATATTTTTGAAACCGAAACAAACTATCAGAACAACAATAATTTGCCGTATCAGGAGATTTACTTTGATAAAAACACCTATACACCAGTGAAAGTGAAAGTGCTTGATAAGGATGAGAATGCGCTGGTACAGGTGGACTTTTCAAACTTTAATACAGACCCCACTTTTGAAGATGACGACTTTGCAATGGAGAAAAATATGAAGGGTGACACATCGGAAAAAGCTGTATCCGGTACAGGCAAACAAGATACGTTTACGGTTGTTTATCCGCGGCAAATGGCTGGATCTGAACTGGTAGAGGAAAAGGAAGTTGACATGGAAAACGGAAAACGTGTCATCATGTCATTTTCTGGTGAAAAGGAATTTACTCTTGTAGAAGAGAAGCTCGATGTCATTCCGACCACTACATCACCGCAAATGGTTGATGGTGATATCGTGAACCTTGGCCATTCCGTCGGTGCACTGTCGGGTAATACCATTGAGTGGACGAATAATGGCATGAACTTTATGCTGGCAAGTGAAGAGCTGACCAGAGAAGAACTGATTAATGTTGCAAAGTCCGTGCAAGGTAAAGAAGTGAAATAA
- the alr gene encoding alanine racemase produces the protein MKNTIYRHTWAEVDLDAIGYNLQQINQKLPENSAVIAVVKADAYGHGAVKVATKALESGAEMLAVALLEEALVLRDAGITAPILVFGRVAPEDVWVAAENDITLTFFQKEWLQEVERHSLPSPLKVHMKWDTGMGRVGIRTTEELQDVLEKLRSCDSVTMTGVYTHFATADDAELDYFKKQLSRFEQLLETFHRIWDDSVVVHIGNSAASIRFPEKMYDYIRFGISMYGLYPSDVLKEERDIELQPAFSLHSRLIHVKKLDPGESISYGGTYTTAGSEWIGTIPIGYADGWIRKLQGMDVLIDGKRMPIVGRICMDQTMIKLDKEYPVGTTVTLIGRQGSGVVTIDEIAAHLETISYEIPCMISSRVPRVYKES, from the coding sequence ATGAAAAATACGATTTATCGTCATACATGGGCCGAAGTTGATTTGGATGCAATAGGGTATAATTTGCAGCAGATAAATCAAAAACTGCCTGAAAATAGTGCCGTGATTGCCGTGGTGAAGGCAGATGCATATGGTCACGGGGCAGTGAAAGTTGCCACAAAAGCACTGGAATCAGGGGCGGAGATGCTTGCAGTTGCATTATTGGAAGAAGCGTTGGTATTACGCGATGCTGGTATTACCGCACCTATATTGGTGTTTGGCAGAGTAGCGCCGGAAGATGTTTGGGTTGCTGCTGAAAATGATATTACTCTAACTTTCTTTCAAAAGGAGTGGCTGCAGGAGGTAGAAAGACATTCCTTGCCATCGCCACTCAAGGTACATATGAAGTGGGATACCGGAATGGGACGGGTCGGAATCCGCACCACCGAGGAATTACAAGACGTTTTGGAAAAGTTACGTAGTTGTGATTCTGTTACTATGACCGGTGTATATACCCATTTTGCCACAGCAGATGATGCGGAACTGGATTACTTTAAAAAGCAGCTTAGCCGGTTCGAGCAATTGCTGGAAACCTTTCATAGGATTTGGGATGATTCGGTGGTGGTCCACATCGGAAACAGTGCCGCATCCATTCGTTTTCCGGAAAAAATGTATGATTATATCCGGTTTGGTATTTCTATGTACGGCCTTTATCCTTCTGACGTCTTAAAGGAGGAGCGCGATATTGAACTACAGCCTGCTTTTTCGCTACACAGCCGACTTATTCATGTCAAGAAGTTAGACCCGGGTGAGTCCATTAGTTATGGTGGAACGTATACAACTGCGGGTAGTGAGTGGATCGGTACTATTCCAATTGGATATGCAGATGGGTGGATTCGCAAACTACAAGGAATGGATGTGCTGATTGATGGTAAAAGGATGCCTATAGTCGGAAGAATATGTATGGATCAGACGATGATCAAGTTGGATAAGGAATATCCCGTCGGAACAACAGTTACGCTGATTGGCAGGCAAGGGAGTGGCGTTGTTACGATAGATGAAATTGCCGCGCATTTGGAAACGATTAGTTATGAAATACCATGCATGATATCAAGTCGTGTTCCTAGGGTGTATAAAGAAAGTTGA
- a CDS encoding CopG family ribbon-helix-helix protein, with amino-acid sequence MSESLQEVSVRLPKNLLNEVDGLMKYENSDLSDFICQATKNYLEHKKEEHIRQFRESMQQGYMEMANINLTIASEAFQAEEEAEKNTLQRSVIGV; translated from the coding sequence TTGTCAGAGAGCTTACAGGAAGTTTCAGTACGTTTACCAAAAAACCTGCTAAATGAGGTGGATGGACTTATGAAGTACGAAAACAGTGATTTGAGTGATTTTATATGTCAGGCTACAAAAAACTACTTGGAGCATAAGAAAGAGGAGCATATCCGGCAGTTCCGTGAATCGATGCAGCAAGGCTATATGGAAATGGCTAATATCAATCTCACAATTGCCTCAGAAGCGTTTCAAGCTGAGGAAGAAGCTGAGAAAAATACCTTACAGCGCTCAGTGATCGGGGTGTAA
- a CDS encoding type II toxin-antitoxin system PemK/MazF family toxin, producing the protein MIVQRGEVYFADLSPVVGSEQGGIRPVLILQNDIGNRFSPTVIVAAITAQIQKAKLPTHVEINAKKYGFDRDSVILLEQIRTLDKQRLTDKITKLDNNMMGKIDRALEISLGLKEMYDQ; encoded by the coding sequence GTGATCGTTCAAAGAGGCGAAGTATATTTCGCCGATTTATCCCCTGTCGTGGGATCAGAACAGGGAGGCATCCGCCCGGTATTGATCCTGCAGAATGATATCGGTAATCGGTTCAGTCCGACGGTAATTGTAGCCGCGATAACTGCTCAGATTCAGAAGGCCAAACTCCCGACACATGTGGAGATTAATGCAAAGAAGTATGGTTTTGACCGTGACTCAGTCATTTTGCTTGAGCAAATAAGAACACTGGATAAGCAGCGGCTGACCGACAAAATAACCAAGTTGGATAATAATATGATGGGAAAGATTGATAGAGCACTGGAGATCAGTCTCGGATTGAAAGAAATGTATGATCAATAA
- a CDS encoding RsbT co-antagonist protein RsbRA: MENKFKKIVLENSDTIVHNWLNEIDTMKSGNYSASITEELLENTNREFVNIIFSSIKNQGETEHLKEFAEKLINLGWQVSYITDGLQLFRRVTIDFILSQSDKIDTDYISQLLHNVDQWVEPIIRQLVNEYSGNWENIVSLQRVALQELSAPLIPVIDNITVMPLVGTIDTERAKLIMESLLDGVIKHNSEVVLIDITGVPVVDTMVAHHIIQAAEAVRLIGATCILVGIRPEIAQTIVNLGIDLGKFHTKSSLRKGFITALEITGRRIVDSRDKDDAIEQMIDSLSGE; encoded by the coding sequence ATGGAAAATAAGTTCAAAAAAATTGTATTAGAAAACAGTGATACAATAGTCCATAATTGGCTTAATGAGATTGATACCATGAAAAGTGGTAACTATAGTGCCAGCATCACAGAAGAACTGCTTGAAAACACGAATAGAGAGTTTGTCAATATTATTTTCAGTAGTATAAAAAATCAAGGTGAAACAGAGCATTTAAAAGAATTTGCAGAAAAGCTGATCAATCTTGGCTGGCAGGTCAGTTACATAACAGATGGTTTGCAATTATTTAGACGTGTGACCATTGACTTCATCCTTAGTCAATCTGACAAAATTGATACAGATTACATTTCACAATTGTTGCATAATGTCGATCAATGGGTTGAACCGATTATCCGGCAGCTTGTTAATGAGTATTCAGGTAACTGGGAGAATATTGTCTCGCTGCAGCGTGTTGCTCTTCAGGAGCTATCGGCTCCACTTATTCCGGTTATCGACAATATAACAGTTATGCCACTGGTTGGAACGATTGATACCGAGCGTGCAAAGTTAATTATGGAAAGTCTGCTTGATGGGGTTATCAAACATAACTCCGAAGTGGTGCTCATTGATATTACGGGTGTTCCAGTTGTTGATACGATGGTTGCACACCATATCATCCAGGCAGCTGAGGCGGTTCGCTTAATTGGGGCGACATGCATTCTTGTGGGTATCCGTCCGGAAATTGCCCAGACAATTGTAAACCTTGGTATCGATCTTGGTAAATTTCATACTAAAAGTTCGCTTCGAAAAGGATTTATTACAGCACTTGAAATTACTGGCCGGCGGATTGTAGATTCCAGGGACAAGGATGATGCGATCGAACAGATGATAGATTCCCTTAGTGGAGAGTGA
- a CDS encoding STAS domain-containing protein translates to MRIPILKLHNYLLISIQIEMDDNTAVQFQEDLLDKIHQTGASGVVIDLTSVEIIDSFIAKVLGDVVKMSDLMGAKVVLTGIQPAVAVTLIDLGIHLQGVPTALNLEQGLIKLRQELGE, encoded by the coding sequence ATGCGGATACCAATTTTAAAATTGCATAACTATTTGTTGATTTCAATACAAATCGAGATGGATGACAATACGGCGGTACAGTTTCAGGAAGATTTGTTGGATAAAATCCATCAGACCGGTGCCTCCGGGGTGGTCATTGATTTAACATCCGTTGAAATTATTGATTCCTTTATTGCCAAAGTTCTTGGCGATGTCGTTAAGATGTCAGATTTAATGGGGGCGAAGGTAGTATTGACAGGAATCCAGCCAGCAGTTGCTGTAACATTAATTGATTTAGGTATTCATTTACAGGGTGTCCCAACTGCTTTAAACCTAGAGCAAGGACTGATCAAGCTACGCCAGGAATTGGGGGAATGA
- a CDS encoding anti-sigma regulatory factor, which produces MDLQSCVIIEKEWDIVKARQLGREVAREVGFGTVDQARIATAISELARNIYLYTDSGKLCFEIINNGERKGISMLSVDKGPGMEDISQVMEDGYSTSGGLGAGLPGVQRLVDQFDIQSEPGKGTEIRAVKWVR; this is translated from the coding sequence ATGGATCTCCAATCCTGTGTTATAATTGAAAAAGAATGGGATATCGTTAAGGCTCGTCAGCTCGGCCGTGAAGTCGCCCGGGAAGTGGGATTCGGAACGGTCGATCAGGCTAGAATTGCCACTGCCATATCCGAGCTAGCTCGCAACATATATTTATATACGGACAGCGGCAAATTATGCTTTGAGATCATTAATAATGGTGAACGAAAAGGTATTAGCATGCTGTCGGTTGATAAGGGCCCGGGAATGGAAGACATCAGTCAGGTGATGGAGGACGGTTATTCCACATCTGGCGGTCTCGGAGCAGGACTTCCGGGGGTGCAGCGCCTCGTGGATCAATTTGATATTCAATCCGAACCGGGTAAAGGAACCGAAATCCGGGCTGTGAAATGGGTCAGATAA
- a CDS encoding PP2C family protein-serine/threonine phosphatase — METLKPDAANYQRLLQRHINTQDEQSLYEAEQISKLFIKDNVPPEEIVNLHIQALAALYPDLPVYLWHSMDFLLETMISYGIAHQEYRTLREQQSELKSEIAVAANMQDTLLATEKPDIDGMDIGVVSVPAHQMNGDYYHFVTGEDGSLGIAVADVVGKGIPAALCMSMIKYSMDSLTEETMQPQMILKNLNRVVERNVDPSMFITMFCAHLFPMNGKVWYSSAGHEPGFYYNAEQNTFEEIKAKGLVLGVNPDTDYRQYECRLHQGDMFILLTDGVTECRQGERFIESEEVLNVLARFSDLPAQEMVNKVYKHFERLQNFHLRDDFTLIVLKKEV; from the coding sequence ATGGAAACCCTGAAGCCTGACGCGGCCAACTATCAACGTTTATTGCAGCGTCATATTAACACACAGGATGAGCAATCATTATACGAAGCGGAACAGATTAGCAAATTGTTTATTAAAGATAATGTTCCACCCGAGGAAATTGTCAATTTGCATATTCAGGCATTAGCAGCACTGTACCCGGATCTGCCGGTTTATTTATGGCATTCTATGGACTTTCTGTTGGAAACCATGATTTCCTATGGTATTGCCCATCAAGAATATCGTACACTGAGGGAACAACAATCAGAGCTTAAATCAGAAATTGCGGTGGCGGCCAATATGCAGGATACATTACTGGCAACAGAAAAACCTGACATTGACGGGATGGATATTGGTGTCGTTAGTGTTCCGGCCCATCAGATGAATGGTGATTATTATCATTTTGTCACTGGAGAAGATGGATCGCTCGGGATAGCCGTTGCCGATGTCGTCGGAAAGGGTATTCCTGCTGCGTTGTGTATGTCAATGATCAAATATTCCATGGATAGTCTGACAGAGGAAACCATGCAACCGCAAATGATATTGAAAAATTTGAATCGGGTTGTTGAACGAAATGTAGACCCAAGTATGTTCATTACAATGTTTTGCGCCCATTTATTTCCAATGAATGGAAAAGTTTGGTATTCATCCGCCGGCCATGAGCCTGGTTTTTATTATAACGCTGAGCAAAATACGTTTGAGGAAATTAAAGCGAAAGGTCTGGTGCTCGGAGTGAATCCGGACACAGACTATCGTCAGTATGAATGCAGGCTCCATCAGGGGGATATGTTTATTCTGCTGACAGATGGAGTTACCGAGTGCAGGCAAGGGGAACGTTTTATTGAAAGTGAGGAAGTGCTTAACGTCCTTGCACGTTTTTCCGATTTGCCGGCACAGGAAATGGTTAATAAGGTATATAAACATTTCGAACGTTTACAGAATTTCCATCTGCGTGATGATTTCACATTGATTGTTCTGAAGAAAGAGGTTTAA
- a CDS encoding STAS domain-containing protein: MNLAVDVIDENNTSIVTLSGEIDAYTAPKLKETLLPLTKSEGHQTVVDLEKVGYMDSTGLGIFISALKSTKENNSSIRLVKLQDRVLRVFRITGLDEIFTIDHAIQGGE; this comes from the coding sequence ATGAATTTAGCAGTTGACGTTATCGATGAAAATAACACGTCTATTGTAACATTGTCAGGGGAAATTGATGCTTATACCGCACCAAAATTGAAAGAAACGTTGCTACCTTTGACAAAGTCAGAAGGGCATCAGACGGTGGTGGATTTGGAGAAAGTAGGATATATGGATAGCACAGGATTAGGCATTTTTATCAGTGCCTTAAAGTCCACAAAGGAAAATAACAGTAGCATCCGATTGGTAAAACTGCAAGATCGTGTTTTAAGAGTGTTTCGTATAACAGGGCTTGATGAAATTTTTACCATTGATCATGCAATCCAAGGTGGGGAATAA
- the rsbW gene encoding anti-sigma B factor RsbW: protein MEDFDFIEMKVPAKAEYVGIVRLSISGIANRIGFTYEDIEDLKVAVSEAITNAVEHAYSEEDGGEVSIGFGVYDDRLEIMVADHGGSFDLNEVKGGIGPYEGLESIENLREGGFGLFLIDTLMDRVEINNNFGVIVLMTKYLHETEVGLDDDRISTTQ, encoded by the coding sequence ATGGAAGACTTCGACTTTATTGAGATGAAGGTTCCTGCTAAAGCAGAATATGTAGGTATCGTTCGTTTGAGTATATCGGGGATAGCTAATCGCATTGGGTTTACATATGAGGATATTGAAGATTTGAAAGTAGCGGTTTCCGAGGCAATAACGAATGCGGTGGAGCATGCTTACAGTGAAGAGGATGGTGGAGAGGTTTCGATTGGATTTGGCGTGTACGATGATCGTCTTGAAATTATGGTTGCAGACCATGGTGGCAGTTTTGATCTAAATGAAGTTAAAGGAGGTATCGGTCCCTACGAGGGCTTAGAGTCTATTGAAAATTTACGTGAAGGCGGTTTTGGCCTTTTCCTGATTGACACTTTAATGGATAGGGTGGAGATCAATAATAATTTTGGCGTTATCGTCCTAATGACGAAGTACCTTCATGAAACTGAGGTGGGTCTTGATGACGACCGGATCTCAACAACACAATAG
- the sigB gene encoding RNA polymerase sigma factor SigB yields the protein MTTGSQQHNSSQDKIYEWIKQLQNRPESEEIQEKIILAYTDLVESIARKYSRNSSIHEDLKQVGMIGLIAAVRRYDASHGKSFESFAVPTIVGEIKRFIRDKTWSVHVPRRIKELGPRIKKAVDDLTSKNQVSPTVHEIAEYLNVPEEEVLETMEMGKSYKALSVDRKIEADSDGSTVAMLDLIGNDENGFKNADQRMLLEKILPVLTEREQKILRYTYFEGLSQKETGEHLGISQMHVSRLQRRSLRKLREALHSGSTEVLD from the coding sequence ATGACGACCGGATCTCAACAACACAATAGCAGCCAGGATAAAATATACGAATGGATTAAGCAGCTGCAGAACAGGCCTGAATCAGAAGAAATTCAGGAAAAAATTATATTGGCCTATACAGATTTAGTCGAGTCAATTGCCAGAAAGTATTCCAGGAACAGCAGTATACACGAGGATCTGAAACAAGTCGGCATGATTGGACTTATCGCAGCAGTCAGAAGATACGATGCTTCACATGGAAAATCATTTGAGTCGTTTGCTGTACCCACCATAGTAGGGGAAATAAAGCGGTTTATACGTGACAAAACATGGAGTGTACATGTACCCCGACGTATTAAAGAATTGGGGCCTAGAATTAAAAAGGCTGTTGACGATTTGACATCGAAAAACCAGGTTTCGCCGACCGTACATGAAATCGCCGAATACTTAAATGTACCAGAAGAAGAGGTTTTGGAAACGATGGAAATGGGCAAAAGCTATAAAGCCCTATCCGTTGATCGAAAAATAGAAGCGGATTCCGATGGCAGCACTGTTGCGATGTTGGATCTGATAGGTAATGATGAAAATGGTTTTAAAAATGCAGATCAGCGTATGCTACTTGAAAAAATCTTGCCGGTTCTGACGGAACGCGAACAGAAGATTCTGCGATACACCTATTTTGAGGGGTTGAGCCAGAAAGAAACCGGGGAACACCTTGGCATTTCGCAAATGCACGTTTCAAGATTGCAGCGCCGCTCATTGCGAAAACTCCGTGAAGCGCTTCATTCCGGAAGTACGGAGGTTCTTGATTGA